The Nitriliruptor alkaliphilus DSM 45188 genome includes a region encoding these proteins:
- a CDS encoding NUDIX hydrolase, producing the protein MVDAWTDLPTPAATVMLLRDGSEGDLEVLLLERVLRSDFAGGAFVFPGGKVDPQDAQLPRARWRGPDPVVDADALGLDEPDDAVGCRAAAIRETYEEAGVLLASRADGTPLTADDLGSPSFVAARSALIDHGPVEAFHDWLAAEDLVLELGALGFWSWWVTPEGQHRRYDTRFFVATVPTLQRDVAAHDTVETASTRWMTPTAALTAAASDEVTIIFPTRWNLRQLEAHGSAEDAVAAALAGQVDTARTLPTVEMIDGVPLVQHPRGGDPEPF; encoded by the coding sequence GTGGTGGACGCCTGGACCGACCTGCCGACACCGGCCGCGACCGTGATGCTGCTGCGCGACGGCTCCGAGGGTGACCTCGAGGTGCTCCTGCTGGAACGGGTCCTGCGCAGCGACTTCGCCGGGGGTGCGTTCGTCTTTCCCGGCGGCAAGGTCGACCCGCAGGACGCGCAGCTGCCGCGGGCACGGTGGCGCGGGCCGGACCCGGTGGTGGACGCCGACGCGCTCGGGCTCGACGAGCCGGACGACGCGGTGGGCTGTCGGGCCGCGGCGATCCGGGAGACCTACGAGGAGGCGGGGGTGCTGCTCGCCAGCCGCGCCGACGGCACCCCGCTCACCGCCGATGACCTCGGGTCGCCCTCGTTCGTCGCCGCGCGATCGGCGCTGATCGACCACGGCCCGGTCGAGGCGTTCCACGATTGGCTCGCGGCCGAGGACCTGGTGCTCGAGCTCGGCGCGCTCGGGTTCTGGTCGTGGTGGGTGACCCCCGAGGGCCAGCACCGTCGCTACGACACGCGGTTCTTCGTCGCCACCGTCCCGACGCTGCAACGCGACGTCGCCGCCCACGACACGGTCGAGACCGCCAGCACCCGGTGGATGACCCCGACGGCCGCGCTGACGGCGGCGGCCTCCGACGAGGTCACGATCATCTTCCCCACCCGCTGGAACCTGCGGCAGCTGGAGGCCCACGGATCGGCGGAGGACGCCGTGGCCGCCGCCCTCGCCGGACAGGTCGACACCGCCCGCACCCTGCCGACCGTGGAGATGATCGACGGCGTCCCGCTCGTCCAGCACCCCCGTGGTGGCGACCCCGAGCCGTTCTGA
- a CDS encoding DUF3105 domain-containing protein, whose product MDELRSRSGGLVVALVLGILLGLALLAVAATGAYRLGVAAGSALELTGDRWAAGWDDGRGELGADAVELAVVVDVDDLGRRLADTCTELVGADGAEPLEDRTHLDDTAAETADELYDLRPPHSGRHLAQVLPVRPEAYPGPIDERAAVHNLEHGAILVVYDPDLLGGDEVAALEAWTVERNLGGFLGALDGAGVGVLVAPAEPGSISSGSAVALRAWGVATDCDGFDQVIADGFLATHYGDRGAAPERSFGPYPDGAVEIVRVD is encoded by the coding sequence GTGGACGAGCTGAGGTCGCGATCGGGCGGCCTCGTCGTCGCGCTCGTGCTCGGGATCCTGCTCGGCCTCGCGTTGCTGGCGGTCGCCGCCACGGGGGCCTACCGCCTGGGCGTCGCGGCGGGTTCCGCGCTCGAGCTGACCGGTGACCGGTGGGCTGCGGGGTGGGACGACGGGCGTGGTGAGCTCGGTGCCGACGCCGTCGAGCTCGCGGTGGTCGTCGACGTCGATGACCTCGGGCGCCGGCTCGCGGACACCTGCACCGAGCTCGTCGGGGCTGACGGTGCCGAACCGCTCGAGGACCGCACCCACCTGGACGACACGGCGGCCGAGACGGCCGACGAGCTGTACGACCTGCGGCCACCCCACTCCGGCCGTCACCTCGCCCAGGTGCTGCCGGTGCGGCCTGAGGCCTACCCGGGCCCCATCGACGAGCGGGCCGCCGTCCACAACCTCGAGCACGGCGCGATCCTGGTCGTCTACGACCCCGATCTGCTCGGAGGTGACGAGGTCGCGGCGCTCGAGGCGTGGACGGTCGAACGCAACCTCGGTGGCTTCCTGGGAGCGTTGGACGGCGCCGGGGTCGGCGTCCTGGTCGCACCGGCCGAGCCGGGCAGCATCAGCTCGGGGTCCGCGGTGGCCCTCCGAGCCTGGGGCGTGGCGACCGACTGCGACGGCTTCGACCAGGTGATCGCCGACGGCTTCCTGGCGACCCACTACGGCGACCGCGGTGCTGCACCCGAGCGCAGCTTCGGGCCCTACCCCGACGGCGCCGTCGAGATCGTCCGGGTGGACTGA
- a CDS encoding MBL fold metallo-hydrolase — MDEPRAPLDPRLTWDLPPFGEMPRTEELSPLVTRIVAPNPSHMTLDGTNTYVLGGPGTGAVVIIDPGPDSAEHLERVCGVVADRDAEVVAIAVTHHHIDHTEAAHTWGGVFDCPVHAPRPEDAGPSGRVLDDGDRLDVPGLEVEVVATPGHCHDHVAYRLGDGALLTGDHVLGRGTSVVAHPDGDLTAYLASLRRTLDLGADVLHPGHGPSLAEDPGAVLRFYEEHRAYRRAQVVAALAAGPMTPAALVATIYADVDRMLWPAAEASTRATLHALEREGVVRLEGDGARLTG; from the coding sequence GTGGATGAGCCCCGCGCCCCGCTCGACCCGCGTCTGACGTGGGACCTCCCGCCGTTCGGTGAGATGCCTCGGACCGAGGAGTTGTCGCCGCTGGTGACCCGGATCGTGGCCCCGAACCCGTCCCACATGACGCTGGACGGCACCAACACCTACGTGCTCGGCGGTCCCGGTACGGGCGCTGTGGTCATCATCGACCCGGGTCCGGACTCCGCCGAGCACCTCGAACGCGTCTGTGGCGTGGTCGCGGACCGGGACGCCGAGGTCGTGGCGATCGCGGTCACCCACCACCACATCGACCACACCGAGGCGGCCCACACGTGGGGCGGGGTCTTCGACTGCCCGGTCCACGCACCCCGCCCGGAGGACGCCGGCCCCTCGGGGCGGGTCCTCGACGACGGCGACCGCCTCGACGTGCCCGGTCTGGAGGTCGAGGTGGTCGCCACGCCTGGCCACTGCCACGACCACGTCGCCTACCGCCTCGGTGACGGCGCGCTGCTGACCGGGGACCACGTCCTCGGCCGTGGGACATCCGTGGTCGCCCACCCGGACGGCGACCTGACCGCCTACCTGGCGTCGCTGCGCCGCACCCTCGACCTCGGTGCGGACGTCCTGCACCCCGGACACGGCCCGTCGCTCGCCGAGGACCCGGGCGCCGTCCTCCGGTTCTACGAGGAGCACCGCGCGTACCGTCGGGCCCAGGTGGTGGCCGCGCTCGCCGCGGGGCCCATGACGCCAGCGGCGCTGGTGGCCACCATCTACGCCGACGTCGATCGGATGCTGTGGCCCGCCGCCGAGGCGTCGACGCGCGCGACGCTCCACGCCCTCGAGCGTGAGGGCGTGGTCCGCCTCGAGGGTGACGGCGCGCGCCTGACGGGCTGA
- a CDS encoding dynamin family protein — protein MAEFLDSFDVERTALISALAHVEEVWARFQERRALEVEGAEASDSLIASELNLVRGDLAATEFTVGIFGLIKRGKSTLLNGLIGREVSSMHVTPETAVPVYVSYGDDPEAVVHFADGTIKHVAVEDVHAFTSQKANPNNQLGVTFVEQQVPVGFLRNGTRLIDTPGLDDAEADEVYTERTLQELDVVDAGVVLFLSPPSVGATELQFLEQVVARDLKKTFLVCNMYPQHFHDTETREAVLEYVGQRIVDASRKAGRGGTVTVYPVCALEAWQARQADDIDLWKRSGADQLLRDLENELSKGAGKLVLRDAADRIEKTAEMAKAEVRVRQQLLNDPQQLEGFRRQLDANIFDLERRFNDAVSLSLTEVAPLKMRIRGLVLQPFTRAKKDLAELGSADELEAFASRFRRQLEVAGELASRQFAEGFEHLVAALELQLQERFQAVMTDLAPNMPQVRLSSNALLTTPDQVQALQRAQARTKSASRTSALVGGLAGGGGALAVAGATLLGPIGLLGGALVGWRLSSVVAGQRNLTKARSAIIDRLDEIAAELLRDVDRQVAEAVDSVRGAVERRRRLFASDLYQQFEVVQRISEDPTQLEAYRRDAERFIQAFDACALRARKAVGDLDDVKIPALSI, from the coding sequence GTGGCCGAGTTCCTCGACAGCTTCGATGTCGAACGCACCGCTCTGATCAGCGCGCTCGCCCACGTCGAGGAGGTGTGGGCCAGGTTCCAGGAACGCCGCGCCCTCGAGGTGGAGGGGGCCGAGGCATCCGATTCGCTGATCGCCTCCGAGCTGAACCTCGTACGGGGTGACCTGGCTGCCACGGAGTTCACCGTCGGCATCTTCGGGCTCATCAAGCGCGGCAAGTCGACCCTGCTCAACGGCCTCATCGGTCGCGAGGTCTCCTCGATGCACGTCACGCCGGAGACGGCGGTCCCGGTCTACGTCTCCTACGGCGACGACCCGGAGGCGGTCGTGCACTTCGCCGACGGCACCATCAAGCACGTCGCCGTCGAGGACGTCCACGCCTTCACCTCCCAGAAGGCCAACCCGAACAACCAGCTCGGCGTGACCTTCGTCGAGCAGCAGGTCCCGGTCGGGTTCCTGCGCAACGGCACCCGCCTGATCGACACGCCGGGGCTGGACGACGCCGAGGCCGACGAGGTCTACACCGAGCGCACCCTCCAGGAGCTCGACGTCGTCGACGCCGGGGTCGTGCTGTTCCTGTCGCCTCCGAGCGTGGGCGCGACCGAGCTGCAGTTCCTCGAGCAGGTCGTGGCACGCGACCTGAAGAAGACCTTCCTGGTCTGCAACATGTACCCCCAGCACTTCCACGACACCGAGACCCGTGAGGCCGTCCTCGAGTACGTCGGGCAGCGCATCGTCGATGCCTCCCGGAAGGCGGGCCGCGGCGGCACGGTGACCGTGTACCCGGTCTGTGCCCTGGAGGCCTGGCAGGCCCGGCAGGCCGACGACATCGACCTGTGGAAGCGGTCGGGTGCCGATCAGCTGCTGCGCGACCTCGAGAACGAGCTGTCGAAGGGCGCCGGCAAGCTGGTCCTGCGCGACGCCGCCGACCGCATCGAGAAGACCGCGGAGATGGCCAAGGCCGAGGTGCGCGTTCGTCAACAGCTGCTCAACGACCCGCAGCAGCTCGAGGGCTTCCGCCGCCAGCTCGACGCCAACATCTTCGACCTCGAGCGCCGCTTCAACGACGCCGTCTCGCTGTCGCTGACCGAGGTCGCACCGCTCAAGATGCGCATCCGGGGGCTGGTGCTCCAGCCCTTCACTCGCGCCAAGAAGGATCTCGCCGAGCTCGGATCGGCCGACGAGCTCGAGGCGTTCGCGTCGCGGTTCCGTCGCCAGCTGGAGGTCGCCGGCGAGCTGGCCTCACGCCAGTTCGCGGAGGGCTTCGAGCACCTCGTCGCCGCGCTCGAGCTCCAGCTGCAGGAGCGGTTCCAGGCCGTCATGACCGATCTGGCACCGAACATGCCCCAGGTCCGCCTGTCGTCCAACGCCCTGCTCACCACCCCGGACCAGGTCCAGGCCCTCCAGCGCGCCCAGGCGCGCACGAAGTCGGCCTCCCGGACCTCCGCGTTGGTGGGCGGCCTCGCCGGCGGCGGCGGGGCCCTCGCGGTCGCCGGGGCCACCCTGCTCGGCCCGATCGGGCTCCTCGGTGGCGCCCTCGTCGGGTGGAGGCTCTCCAGCGTCGTGGCCGGCCAACGCAACCTCACCAAGGCCCGCTCGGCCATCATCGATCGGCTCGACGAGATCGCGGCCGAGCTGCTGCGGGACGTGGACCGCCAGGTCGCCGAAGCCGTGGACTCGGTCCGCGGCGCCGTGGAGCGCCGACGTCGCCTGTTCGCCTCCGACCTCTACCAGCAGTTCGAGGTCGTCCAGCGCATCAGCGAGGACCCGACGCAGCTGGAGGCCTACCGGCGCGACGCGGAGCGGTTCATCCAGGCCTTCGACGCCTGCGCCCTCCGTGCTCGCAAGGCCGTCGGTGACCTCGACGACGTCAAGATCCCCGCGCTGAGCATCTGA